A segment of the Deltaproteobacteria bacterium genome:
CCAGTCCGGATGGTCAAAAGGTTCTTTGACCGGGGTGGCCAGCATGGGGCTTATGCCGTGGGGCATGGGTTTGGCCGGGACGTCCTTCAGGTCTTCCCCTTCCATCGCTTCCCGAAGACGGATTTGATTTATCTTGGTTTTTCCTGAAGGATTTTCCTGCCCGGCTTTGAAAATATCCTCCAGAGTTCTATGGGACACTACGGAACGGTTTTCCTTGAGAATATCTTCTTTGACGGCATGACGGTCTTTTTTCTTTATAAGCAGCCAGGACTTGTCGTCCCTTCCGGGCTTTACCAGGGCGAATTCACCATTGAGCTTTTCACCGGCGACAATAAACTTCATGTTCCCTTTTCGGAATCCGTCATGAAGAAGGTGTTCGCTTTCTTCTCGATTGTTTGCCGCAGGGTGAAGATAAAAGCCCTTGTCCCATATAATAACGCTCCCTGCTCCATATTGGCCCTCCGGGATAATCCCTTCAAAATCCTTGTAATCAAAGGGATGATCTTCCACCATGACGGCCAGCCTTTTCACGGAAGGGTCCATCGATGGCCCCTTGGGGACGGCCCAGCTCTTAAGTACCCCATCCAGCTCAAGTCGCAGATCATAATGCAGGGCCCGGGCTGCGTGCTTATGCACGACAAAAATGAGCTGGTCCCCTCCGGGCCGAAGACCCGGCCTGGGCTCGGGTGTTTTCTCGAAGACCCGCTTGGATTCGTATTCTTTTAAGCCCATATTAAACCCTCAAGCCCCGCCCGGGGCATCACGAAGCATGAAAAACCGAATATCGAATATCGAATAACGAATACTGAATATCGAAGGGGGCTTAAGACCAATCACTCCATGATTCGAAATTCAATGTTCGAAATTCGTATTTTCGAACTAAATCCTCATGACCCATTGGGTCATCACGAAGCATGAAAATAGGTTCAAGAAAAAAATTCAAAGCTGAAGGCTCAAAGCTCAAAGTGAAAACCCTGAACAAGGATCAAGGTTTTTCATACTTGAAACTTGAAACTTGCATCTTGAAACTTTATTTCTTCGCTAAAGATGTGGAAGCCTCTGTTTTTTCAGAAGCACCTCCTGAAAAAGGTCCCCCTTCTTTCCGGCTCGGCGTACGGCCTCCGAAGGCAGGACCTGTACCTTTTCCGGGTCTTCCGTTCCGGTTAAAAGCTCTACCTCCTCCCATAAAAGGGGAAAGGAAACAAACGGTTTTTCCCTGGCCCGCAGGGAATAAACACAGATCATCGTCTTGGAAGAATCGTTTTGAGACCAGTTGATAAAAACCTTTGCTTTCCGGTATTCCCTGGCCATTTTAGCGGTCACCAGGTCGGGATAATTTTTCTGCAGGACCTCGGCAACGGCCTTTGAAAATTTCTTGGTGTCCTCAAAGGTCGTCTCTTTGTGGTTCAGGGGGACATAGACATGGAGTCCTTTTTTGCCCGAGGTTTTTACATAGCCGGTCATCTGCAGTCCGGAAAGCAGGTCCCGGAGGATCAGTGCTACCCGGGCACATTCCCGGAGGTCGGCCTGCTCGCCGGGATCCAGATCAAAGACCATGGAATCGGGTGTTTCCGGGGAACCGGCCCTGGCCAGAGGCACATGGAGTTCAAGAGAGGCCAGGTTCTCCACCCAGACCAGGGTTTCCAGATCGTTAACCAGGCAGACTGTCATGGTCTCTTTACCAGCCCGGCCGACTTCCGCTGTTTTCACCCAGTCCGGATGATGAGAAGGACAACGCTTTTCGAAAAAGTAATCCTTTTCCACGCCTTCGGGATAACGTTTTAAGGTCAAGGCCCGGTCTTTCAAATAGGGCAGGATGAATTTGGCGATTCGGTGGTAATATTCCAGGATGTGGGCCTTGGTGAAACCATAGGAGGGATAGAGGTCCTTTTCAAGGTTCGATAGAGAGAGACTTTTGCCGGCGATCTCGACGATCTTTCGGCTCACCGCTTCTCCTTCATTTTGCGCATGATCTCCTGCAGCGCGTCAACCAGATCGGCCGGACCTTCTCCCTCTTCTTCCAGGGCCATGGGGGCCTCTACCAAAGCTTTTTCTTTCGACTTTTTCTTAAGGAGGGCCACGATTTTTTCCCGGCGCTCGTCCGCATATTTGTCCGGGTTAAAGTCGGCCATCATCTTCTTAATGTCCTTTTTCAGGCGGTTTTTTTCTTCGGCATCGATCGTGCCTTCCTTTGGAAAGAGGGCTGCATCGGAAAGTATTTCCTGGCTGTAATGCAGCGTGATCAGGGCCAGCGCCCCCGCCGTGCTTTTGACCGCAACGAGATACTCGCGGTCACCCAGCACAAATTTAGCGAGTCCGGCCTTGTTGGTTCGGGCCATTACCTCCACCAGCAGCCGATAGGATTTTTCGCCCCCTTTCGCGGGGATGAGGTAATAGGGGTGATCAAAATAGATCGAATCCACTTCCAGCATATCGATAAACTCGACAATCTCGATCGTCCGGCTCCGCTCGGGCGAAACGGATTCCAATTCCTCGTCCGTTATCAGGATGTATCGATCGGGTGCGATTTCGTATCCTCTGATAATCTCATCCGGGGGGACGGCCTTTTCTTCTTTCGGACAAAACATTCTTCTGGCCAGGGGAGCGTAATCCTTATTGTGGAGCAGGCGAAAGGAAACACGGCCGGGCTCCACGGCCTTAACCAACTGCACCGGAATCGCCACCAGGCTGAAGCTGATCGTCCCGCTCCATATTCCATGAACAGTAAATTCAGACTTCTTGTTTGAAGAGGGTTTCGCCGGGAAACGGATAGGATCGGTGGCTTTCAATTCAGGCCGCCTTTTTCAGACTGGCTTCAAGAGCCTCAAGCAATTTGTCTGATACCGTGGGTTTCAACCGCCGGGGACGCAGGAGCACAATTTTTTCTCCACGGGCTTTTTTATCGATTAAATTTTGCAGCTTTATCTGGTGTTCGTCTTCAAATTTTTGTGGCTGAAAAGGAGCGGTCAACTGATTGATCAGATCCACCCCGATTTTCAGTTCCTTTTCAGATAAAGAAAATTTCTGGAGGTCAAGAGATCTGGCCGAAATCACTTCGTCGGCATAGCGAAGCGTATTGAGACGGAGAATCTTCCCGCCGGTCTGCAAGGCCCCCAGATAGGACCGCTTTCTCATGGTCCAGGTGCAGATCCCTGCCGCCTGCATCTCCATCAAAGCCCCGATAAGGGCGTTATATTCTTTTAAATATTTATCCGGCTCCAGGTAGTAGGCGCGATCAAAGAAGAGGGGATCGATTCGTTCGGTTTTTACAAATTCGTGGACTTCGATCATCCGGCTGCTTTCCGGAACGGTTTGTTCCAGTTCCGCCGGATCGATGAGGATATATTTCCCTTCCTCCCATTCGAAACCTTTGGCCTGTGCCTCTATCGGCACCGGAATTTTTTCAAAAACACAGATCATCTGTTGGCGCAATTTCACACGATCCGGCTTGTGAAGAAGGTGAAACTGAATCCGCTCTTCCTTGACGGCGGTATGCAGCTTGACGGGCACATCCGTATCCCCGAAATGGATAGATCCTTTCCAGATTGTTCCTCCCATTCAAAAACCTCCGGTTCTTATGAACGAAAATAAAGTTGCAAGATGCAAGATTTAAGTATGAATTATGGGATCAGGGATCGGGGGCCAGGGATCAGGTGAAGAAAATGTTGCATGTTTCAAGCTGCCAGTGTAATAACCTTGAACCATACACCTTGCCCCTATCTAAAGCCCATAGCCCATAGTCTGAAAACATTTTCATGCTTCGTGATTCCCCGTAGGGGCACTAATTAATTATGATGACTATGCAAAAACCCGTCATTCCCGCGCAGGCGGGAATCCAGGCCATGCCTTATTAAATTAAATTACCAGCATTATTTAAAGAGGTAAATAGGGTGATTCCTGTATTTTTTAAAGAAAAAGCACCAGGTTTTAATGACAGGACATCTTTGGAATCGATCCGGCTTTCTTATCGGCGGCTGGACAAAGATTGAGATAGGATCTCGATTTCATTCGATATAATTTTTAAGGGCATCTGTTCAAAAGGCCGCTGGCAGAAATCCAGACGGATCCGGT
Coding sequences within it:
- a CDS encoding ATP-dependent DNA ligase, giving the protein MSRKIVEIAGKSLSLSNLEKDLYPSYGFTKAHILEYYHRIAKFILPYLKDRALTLKRYPEGVEKDYFFEKRCPSHHPDWVKTAEVGRAGKETMTVCLVNDLETLVWVENLASLELHVPLARAGSPETPDSMVFDLDPGEQADLRECARVALILRDLLSGLQMTGYVKTSGKKGLHVYVPLNHKETTFEDTKKFSKAVAEVLQKNYPDLVTAKMAREYRKAKVFINWSQNDSSKTMICVYSLRAREKPFVSFPLLWEEVELLTGTEDPEKVQVLPSEAVRRAGKKGDLFQEVLLKKQRLPHL
- a CDS encoding Ku protein → MKATDPIRFPAKPSSNKKSEFTVHGIWSGTISFSLVAIPVQLVKAVEPGRVSFRLLHNKDYAPLARRMFCPKEEKAVPPDEIIRGYEIAPDRYILITDEELESVSPERSRTIEIVEFIDMLEVDSIYFDHPYYLIPAKGGEKSYRLLVEVMARTNKAGLAKFVLGDREYLVAVKSTAGALALITLHYSQEILSDAALFPKEGTIDAEEKNRLKKDIKKMMADFNPDKYADERREKIVALLKKKSKEKALVEAPMALEEEGEGPADLVDALQEIMRKMKEKR
- a CDS encoding Ku protein, with the translated sequence MGGTIWKGSIHFGDTDVPVKLHTAVKEERIQFHLLHKPDRVKLRQQMICVFEKIPVPIEAQAKGFEWEEGKYILIDPAELEQTVPESSRMIEVHEFVKTERIDPLFFDRAYYLEPDKYLKEYNALIGALMEMQAAGICTWTMRKRSYLGALQTGGKILRLNTLRYADEVISARSLDLQKFSLSEKELKIGVDLINQLTAPFQPQKFEDEHQIKLQNLIDKKARGEKIVLLRPRRLKPTVSDKLLEALEASLKKAA